The following DNA comes from Saccopteryx leptura isolate mSacLep1 chromosome 7, mSacLep1_pri_phased_curated, whole genome shotgun sequence.
GTTTCCCATGCTACGAGATCATATAGCAGTCTGCGTTGCACACCTTCACAATGAAACTTCTCTTCTCTCCACAGATAAACACTGCATGTGAAGAGTGATAGAGTAATAAAAGGAACAGGGATTTCCGAAGTGGCTTGGAGAGGAAAACCACTGTCAAGATCCCTGGACACAGTTTCCGAAGATGCTGCTGAAGTAGTCTTTCCTGCTGCTTTGTTCACTCAAAGTTCTTCATAACATGGGCTGCATGAAGTCAAAGCAAACTTTCCCATTTCCTACCACAATTGAGTGTGACAGGCGGAATGCAAGTGCAGAGAGCTTTAAGTCGGAACAGCGAATTCAACCTCAGATGCCTTCTCCAGCTGTCAGTGAGGAACTGAAGGGACCCACAGGGCCCGCAATTGTGGTTGACTTTGCAAACCGCCTGTCCCAGGAAATCCTGAGTGATGCCTTGCAGCAGTGGGCAGACAGTAACAACAAGTACTGTGACATCCCATTCATTGAGAGTGAGGGGCCTTGACATTATGGAATTATGAGTTTCCTGAACTGTGGATCTGGTGGTGCTAgtttaaatatatgaaacaaaagcaaaaggttGTACGAATAAATACAAGTTGATTCCATCTGAATGTAAAAATCAGTCTATGATAATCTCAAGAGTATAGGAGTACCTAAAATGAAATGTGTTTTAAGTAGTTCTGTGGTAATAGCTATTACAGCTACTTGGTCTTGAACTTCAGTCACTTATAGGGCTAAATATAGGTCCTGTGGTGCCAGAGTAGTCAGCTGTATGTCACACCCCTTTCTTCTTGAGACAATATAGcatcaccaaagaaatacaagttaaaaagtGCCCCAGGTCTCCAAATGGTTTAAACACACTCCTTTAAAATAACTGGTTATTTGTTAATTTACACCAAAGTCTCCCCcaagatataaaaaagatttttattgaaatgTCTTGGCAATGAATGGCACTCAAGCCATTGTAGTTAGCAGTAAGTTTTGTTTGTCAAAACCATTTGGGTAAaggattctgatttttttttaagactttattcattttagagaagagagaagggaggaggagcaggaaacaccatctcccatatgtgccttgaccgggctagcccagggtttcgaacaggcgatttcagtgttccaggtcgacgccgtATCTACTGTGCAACTACAGGTCGGGCACAAGGATACCGATTTCTTAACATAAATGATCAAGCACTGTTAGAAAGTAACCCATGTAGAAGAGATCTACCTTGCACTCTGACCTTAAGAAGATaacttatgcctgaccaggtggtggcacagtggacagagtgacgaactgggatgcagaagacccaggttcgaaaccccaaggtcgccaacttgagcatgagctcatccagcttgagtgtgggctcaccagcttgagtgcagggtcgatggcttgagtgtgggatcgtagacatgacaccccatggttgctggcttaaacccaaaggttgctggcctgaagcccaaggttgctggcttgagcaaggggtctctctctgctgtagcgccccccctcccccgtcaagaaatatgagaaagcagtcaatgaacaactaaggtgccacaacgaagagttgatgcttctcatctctctcccttttagcctgtctg
Coding sequences within:
- the C7H2orf88 gene encoding small membrane A-kinase anchor protein isoform X2 yields the protein MGCMKSKQTFPFPTTIECDRRNASAESFKSEQRIQPQMPSPAVSEELKGPTGPAIVVDFANRLSQEILSDALQQWADSNNKYCDIPFIESEGP